Proteins encoded by one window of Chryseobacterium aquaeductus:
- the rplT gene encoding 50S ribosomal protein L20: MPRSVNAVASRARRKKLMKQAKGFFGRRKNVWTVAKNAVQKAMQYAYRGRKEKKRNFRALWIMRINAGAREHGMSYSQFMGALKKNNIELNRKVLADLAMNYPEAFKAVVDQVK; this comes from the coding sequence ATGCCAAGATCAGTAAATGCCGTAGCTTCTAGAGCGCGCAGAAAAAAATTAATGAAACAAGCTAAAGGTTTTTTCGGTAGAAGAAAGAACGTTTGGACTGTTGCTAAAAACGCGGTACAAAAAGCAATGCAATATGCTTACCGTGGAAGAAAAGAGAAAAAGAGAAACTTCAGAGCACTTTGGATCATGCGTATCAACGCAGGAGCTAGAGAGCACGGGATGTCTTACTCTCAGTTTATGGGAGCTCTTAAAAAGAACAACATTGAATTGAACAGAAAAGTTTTAGCTGATTTAGCGATGAACTATCCTGAAGCATTCAAAGCAGTTGTAGATCAAGTAAAATAA
- the hisH gene encoding imidazole glycerol phosphate synthase subunit HisH, with amino-acid sequence MIAIIKYNGGNVNSVQNALERLGANSIITDDFELIRNAEKVIFPGVGEASSTMKILKERGLDELIPTLKQPVLGICLGMQLMCKNNEEGDTVGMGIFDCNVKKFPPLDLVPHMGWNTISKLNSELLSEISDEDNLYFVHSFYCELSENTTSVCDYILPFSAMLQKDNFFATQFHPEKSGKTGNQLLKNFLNI; translated from the coding sequence ATGATCGCAATTATAAAATACAACGGAGGAAACGTAAATTCAGTGCAAAATGCATTAGAAAGATTAGGTGCAAATTCCATTATCACAGATGATTTTGAATTGATAAGAAATGCCGAAAAAGTAATTTTCCCGGGCGTTGGCGAAGCTTCTTCTACAATGAAAATTTTAAAGGAAAGAGGTTTAGATGAATTGATCCCAACTCTGAAGCAGCCAGTTTTGGGAATTTGCCTTGGAATGCAGTTAATGTGTAAAAATAATGAAGAAGGAGACACCGTAGGAATGGGAATTTTTGACTGTAATGTGAAAAAATTTCCGCCACTTGATCTCGTTCCACACATGGGTTGGAATACAATTTCCAAATTAAATTCGGAATTATTATCAGAGATTTCGGACGAAGATAACCTCTATTTCGTTCACAGTTTTTATTGCGAATTGTCAGAAAACACAACTTCTGTTTGTGATTATATTTTGCCATTCAGTGCTATGTTGCAAAAAGATAATTTTTTTGCCACACAGTTTCATCCGGAAAAATCAGGAAAAACTGGCAATCAACTATTAAAAAACTTTTTAAACATTTAA
- the hisD gene encoding histidinol dehydrogenase, with product MNIYKNPEKETWSELTKRPTFKKQEISEIIEEIFSEVEKNGDLALIKYAEKFDSAKIKDLQVTATEIDEAADFISEDLKLAIQNAKNNIKKFHASQENEIQKIETTKGVVCWRENRAIEKVGIYIPGGTAPLFSTVLMLAIPAQLAGCKEIILCTPPDNNGNINPAILFTAKLCGISKIFKIGGAQAIAAMTLGTESVPEVYKIFGPGNQFVVAAKDCAQKFGVAIDMPAGPSEVLVIADKNAVPEFCAADLLSQAEHGSDSQVIFISTDFKVLNETIDEVKKQIKELPRNEFAQKSLDNSHFILLNSVDDALEFSNFYAPEHLILAIENFENYIDKIQNAGSVFLGNYSCESAGDYASGTNHTLPTNAFAKNYSGVSLDSFVKKITFQNLSKEGLQNLGKTIEIMAEAEGLLAHKNAVSIRLK from the coding sequence ATGAATATTTATAAAAATCCAGAAAAAGAAACTTGGAGCGAGCTTACAAAAAGACCAACATTCAAAAAGCAAGAGATTTCAGAAATTATAGAAGAAATTTTCTCTGAAGTTGAAAAAAATGGTGATCTGGCTTTAATTAAATATGCTGAAAAATTTGATTCGGCAAAAATTAAAGATTTACAGGTCACTGCAACGGAAATTGATGAAGCAGCAGATTTTATTTCTGAAGATCTAAAACTGGCAATTCAAAACGCAAAAAATAATATCAAAAAATTTCACGCTTCACAAGAAAATGAAATTCAGAAAATAGAAACTACTAAAGGCGTCGTTTGCTGGAGAGAAAACCGAGCCATCGAAAAAGTAGGAATTTACATTCCCGGCGGCACAGCTCCTTTATTTTCTACCGTTCTGATGTTGGCAATTCCCGCTCAATTGGCTGGTTGTAAAGAGATTATATTGTGCACACCACCAGACAATAATGGAAATATAAATCCTGCAATTCTCTTTACAGCAAAACTTTGCGGAATTTCGAAGATTTTCAAAATTGGCGGGGCTCAGGCAATTGCAGCAATGACTTTAGGTACAGAATCAGTTCCTGAAGTTTACAAAATTTTCGGGCCGGGAAATCAGTTTGTCGTTGCCGCAAAAGATTGTGCTCAAAAGTTTGGTGTCGCTATCGATATGCCTGCAGGACCGAGTGAAGTTCTGGTAATAGCTGATAAAAATGCAGTTCCCGAGTTTTGTGCAGCAGATTTACTTTCTCAGGCTGAGCACGGTAGCGACAGCCAGGTGATTTTTATCTCGACAGATTTTAAAGTTTTGAATGAAACGATTGATGAAGTCAAGAAACAAATTAAAGAACTTCCAAGAAATGAATTTGCTCAAAAATCTTTGGATAACAGCCATTTTATTTTGTTAAATTCTGTAGATGATGCGTTAGAATTCAGCAACTTTTACGCTCCTGAACATTTAATTTTAGCTATAGAAAATTTTGAAAATTATATTGATAAAATTCAAAATGCTGGTTCGGTTTTTCTCGGAAATTATTCTTGCGAAAGTGCAGGAGATTATGCAAGTGGAACCAATCACACATTGCCGACAAACGCTTTTGCAAAAAATTACAGCGGAGTTTCCCTCGACAGTTTTGTGAAGAAAATTACGTTTCAGAATTTGTCTAAAGAAGGTTTACAGAATTTAGGAAAAACTATTGAAATCATGGCAGAAGCAGAAGGTCTTTTAGCACACAAAAATGCAGTATCCATCAGATTAAAATAA
- the hisG gene encoding ATP phosphoribosyltransferase, protein MSTLKIAIQKSGRLYEESLQLLKDCGISINNGKDQLKISVDNFPMEIMFLRNSDIPQYLEDGVVDIAIVGENLLVEKKKDIAVVHQLGFSKCRVSLAVPKDVDTDDLQYFQGKKIATSYPNTLKEFLSKNKISADIHVISGSVEIAPNIGLADGICDIVSSGSTLFKNGLRETLAILKSEAVLAKNPKLNAEKEMILDKFLFRIKAVLKAKNSKYILMNVPNDKIEAVANVLPVLKSPTVIPLAEEGWSSIHSVIDEERFWEVIDELRENGAQDILIIPIDKMVI, encoded by the coding sequence ATGAGTACATTAAAAATTGCAATTCAAAAAAGCGGACGACTGTATGAAGAATCTCTGCAGCTCCTTAAAGATTGCGGAATTTCTATCAACAACGGAAAAGATCAACTAAAAATAAGCGTAGACAATTTTCCTATGGAAATTATGTTTCTGAGAAATTCAGATATTCCTCAATATCTTGAAGATGGAGTGGTAGATATTGCCATCGTTGGCGAAAATCTTTTAGTTGAAAAGAAAAAAGACATAGCTGTAGTACATCAACTTGGTTTCTCAAAATGTCGTGTCTCCCTGGCAGTTCCGAAAGATGTAGACACAGATGATCTTCAATACTTTCAGGGAAAAAAAATTGCCACTTCTTATCCGAATACTTTAAAAGAATTTTTAAGTAAAAATAAAATTTCAGCTGACATCCATGTGATTTCCGGTTCGGTTGAGATTGCACCAAATATCGGATTGGCAGATGGTATATGCGACATTGTAAGTTCGGGAAGTACATTGTTTAAAAATGGTTTGAGAGAAACTCTGGCGATTCTAAAATCTGAAGCCGTTTTAGCAAAAAATCCAAAATTGAATGCAGAAAAAGAAATGATTCTTGACAAATTCCTTTTTAGAATAAAAGCAGTTTTGAAGGCTAAAAATTCAAAATATATTTTAATGAATGTTCCTAACGATAAGATCGAAGCGGTTGCAAATGTGCTTCCTGTTTTGAAAAGTCCGACCGTAATTCCTTTAGCAGAAGAGGGTTGGAGCAGTATACATTCGGTGATTGATGAAGAACGTTTTTGGGAAGTCATTGATGAATTGAGAGAAAACGGTGCACAAGATATTTTGATAATTCCAATTGATAAAATGGTAATCTAA
- the hisIE gene encoding bifunctional phosphoribosyl-AMP cyclohydrolase/phosphoribosyl-ATP diphosphatase HisIE → MKIDFYKTSGLVPVIIQDDRTLQVLMLGYMNEEAFNKTKNEGIVTFFSRSKNRLWTKGEESGNFLIMKNIAVDCDQDTILIKVVPKNLVCHTGSFSCFGDKDSKGFLYELEDKISQRIDDKIEDSYTYSLFQKGINKMAQKVGEEAVELVIEAKDNNEDLFKNEAADLLYHFLILLKAKNFSLQEIEEILINRQ, encoded by the coding sequence ATGAAAATAGATTTTTATAAAACAAGCGGATTGGTTCCTGTGATCATTCAGGATGACAGAACTTTGCAGGTTTTAATGCTTGGTTATATGAATGAAGAGGCTTTTAACAAAACAAAAAATGAAGGAATTGTTACTTTTTTCAGCCGTTCAAAAAACAGATTGTGGACGAAAGGTGAGGAGTCGGGAAACTTTTTAATTATGAAAAATATTGCTGTAGATTGCGATCAGGATACAATCTTAATTAAAGTTGTTCCGAAAAATTTGGTTTGCCACACAGGAAGTTTCAGTTGTTTTGGTGATAAAGATTCTAAAGGTTTTTTATACGAGCTTGAAGATAAAATTTCACAAAGAATTGATGATAAAATTGAAGATTCTTACACTTACTCATTATTTCAAAAAGGTATCAATAAAATGGCTCAAAAAGTAGGAGAGGAGGCTGTGGAATTGGTGATTGAAGCGAAAGATAATAATGAAGATTTGTTTAAAAACGAAGCTGCAGATTTGTTATATCACTTTTTAATTCTGTTGAAAGCTAAAAACTTTTCATTACAGGAAATTGAAGAAATATTAATTAATCGTCAATGA
- the hisC gene encoding histidinol-phosphate transaminase: MTTTNIRKLVRKNILELQPYISFRDHNSFENAVLMDANESPFGEFNRYPDSTHRILREKISAFKNISFNQIAIANGSDELIELIIKIFCEPKKDSILVMNPSFAMYGFYAEINENKVVQLNLNDQFEIVKEEFLKIIRENNPKILFLCSPNNPTGNSINDIEFYIKNFDGIVVVDEAYIEFSEQKSCLELINEYQNLIVLQTFSKAWGLAGARVGIAFSSEEIINLIYTVKSPYNVNVLSQNLVLEKLNQIADFQNNLSEILQEKKWLNYQFENVECVSKVFPSDANFFLVEFKNAEKVYNKLTENEILTSKRFPQIPNCIRINVGNRTENETLIAILKNI, encoded by the coding sequence ATGACAACAACAAATATTCGAAAATTAGTTCGTAAAAATATATTGGAACTCCAACCTTACATCAGTTTCAGAGATCATAATTCTTTTGAAAATGCTGTTTTGATGGATGCTAATGAAAGTCCGTTTGGCGAATTTAATCGGTATCCGGATTCTACACACAGAATTTTAAGAGAAAAAATATCTGCTTTTAAAAATATTTCATTCAATCAAATAGCGATTGCAAACGGCAGTGATGAACTGATTGAATTAATCATAAAAATTTTCTGTGAGCCAAAAAAAGATTCTATTTTGGTGATGAATCCTTCGTTTGCGATGTACGGATTTTATGCAGAGATTAATGAAAATAAAGTTGTACAGCTCAATCTTAATGATCAATTTGAAATCGTAAAGGAAGAATTTTTAAAAATTATTAGAGAAAATAACCCAAAAATATTATTTCTCTGTTCGCCTAATAATCCAACCGGAAACTCAATCAATGATATTGAATTTTACATTAAAAATTTTGACGGAATCGTTGTAGTAGATGAAGCTTACATTGAGTTTTCAGAGCAGAAATCTTGTCTTGAATTAATAAATGAGTATCAAAATCTAATTGTTTTACAAACTTTTTCCAAAGCTTGGGGATTGGCAGGCGCAAGAGTTGGAATTGCCTTTTCGTCGGAAGAAATTATCAATCTTATTTATACTGTAAAATCACCTTACAATGTGAATGTTTTAAGTCAGAATTTAGTCTTAGAAAAATTGAATCAAATTGCAGATTTTCAAAACAATTTGAGTGAAATTTTACAAGAAAAAAAATGGCTGAATTATCAGTTTGAAAATGTAGAATGTGTTTCCAAAGTATTTCCGAGTGACGCCAATTTTTTTCTGGTTGAATTTAAAAATGCTGAAAAAGTCTACAATAAATTGACTGAAAATGAAATTTTAACGAGCAAAAGATTTCCTCAAATTCCCAATTGCATCAGAATCAATGTGGGAAACCGAACTGAAAATGAAACTCTGATTGCTATTTTAAAAAATATTTAA
- a CDS encoding M28 family peptidase, which yields MKKLTTLLLLSIAAYHAQAQSFIQAYQDRVNQITQTNITTILQEFSGLGVKTTGSVANTNTLNWLKAKYQSYGYSASQITEDTFTFGSTTSKNLIITKTGTVYPNIYVIICGHYDTIAGPGVSDNGSGTSIILEAARILKDIPTEYSVKFIHFSGEEQGLQGSNHYVNNVVFQNNVRQLNLKVVFNIDQVGGQLGNLNNNVKCESDQSGQSANNAQSLAFTQQLATCTTLYSPLQTTFSNAFASDYVPFENKGDIITGFYETVRSYNEHTVNDTFANVDPTYVFNVGKAAVGALQHFAVASTVNLSTNETTVNNLESIKIYPNPVQNILNLELPQDIKNFKVEITDVSGKLIINSEMETAINVSKLQNGVYFCTVKTGEESITRKIIIEK from the coding sequence GTGAAAAAATTAACCACTCTTCTACTTCTTTCAATTGCTGCTTACCATGCTCAGGCTCAGAGTTTCATTCAGGCATATCAAGACCGAGTCAATCAGATTACACAAACCAATATTACAACCATCCTCCAAGAGTTTTCAGGATTGGGTGTTAAAACTACAGGTTCTGTCGCAAATACCAATACATTAAATTGGCTTAAAGCTAAGTATCAATCATATGGTTATTCTGCAAGCCAGATAACTGAAGATACTTTCACTTTTGGAAGTACGACTTCAAAAAATTTAATCATTACAAAAACAGGTACAGTATATCCTAATATTTACGTGATCATCTGTGGACATTACGATACCATTGCAGGACCTGGAGTGAGTGATAACGGTAGCGGGACTTCTATTATCTTAGAAGCTGCGAGAATTTTGAAAGATATTCCTACAGAATATTCTGTAAAATTTATTCACTTTTCCGGCGAAGAGCAGGGTTTACAAGGAAGCAATCATTATGTGAATAATGTTGTCTTTCAAAACAATGTTCGTCAGTTAAATTTAAAAGTGGTATTCAATATCGATCAAGTAGGAGGTCAACTTGGAAATCTGAATAATAATGTGAAATGTGAAAGTGATCAAAGTGGGCAAAGTGCTAACAACGCACAATCATTAGCATTCACACAGCAATTGGCAACTTGCACTACACTCTATTCACCTTTGCAAACCACATTTTCTAACGCATTTGCTTCAGATTATGTGCCGTTTGAAAATAAAGGTGACATCATTACAGGCTTTTATGAGACAGTGAGGAGTTACAATGAGCATACGGTAAATGATACTTTTGCCAATGTAGATCCCACCTATGTTTTTAATGTCGGTAAAGCTGCGGTCGGAGCTCTTCAGCATTTTGCAGTGGCATCAACTGTAAATCTAAGTACGAATGAAACCACTGTCAATAATTTAGAATCTATTAAAATTTATCCAAATCCTGTACAAAATATTCTGAATTTAGAGTTACCTCAAGATATTAAAAATTTCAAAGTTGAAATCACAGATGTGTCTGGAAAACTGATTATAAACTCTGAAATGGAAACTGCAATTAATGTTTCAAAACTTCAAAACGGTGTTTATTTTTGTACAGTGAAAACTGGGGAAGAAAGTATAACAAGGAAAATAATTATAGAAAAATAG
- the hisF gene encoding imidazole glycerol phosphate synthase subunit HisF, with protein MLKKRIIPCLDIKDGTTVKGVNFEGLRNAGNPIDLAKKYENEGADELVFLDITATIEERKTFAELVNNIAKELSIPFTVGGGITSIDDVRKLLEAGADKISINSSAVKNPNLITDLAKEFGNQCIVVAIDTKFIDGYDWVFVKGGREITPLKTLDWAKKTEELGAGEILLTSMNGDGTKNGFDLRLTKLISENVNIPVIASGGAGKIEDFEDVFNKTNATGALAASIFHFEEIRIDDLKNELKYRNINVR; from the coding sequence ATGCTTAAAAAAAGAATAATCCCATGTTTGGATATTAAAGACGGAACGACGGTGAAAGGAGTCAACTTTGAAGGACTACGAAATGCCGGAAACCCAATAGATCTCGCCAAAAAATATGAAAATGAAGGTGCTGACGAATTGGTTTTTCTGGATATTACCGCAACGATTGAAGAACGGAAAACTTTTGCCGAACTGGTGAATAATATTGCAAAAGAATTGAGTATTCCATTTACGGTTGGCGGCGGAATTACTTCAATTGACGACGTTAGAAAGCTGCTAGAAGCAGGAGCAGATAAAATAAGCATCAATTCTTCTGCCGTGAAAAATCCGAATCTGATCACTGATTTAGCTAAAGAATTTGGAAACCAATGTATTGTAGTTGCAATTGACACAAAATTTATTGATGGTTACGATTGGGTTTTTGTAAAAGGCGGAAGAGAAATAACACCTTTGAAAACTTTGGATTGGGCAAAAAAGACAGAAGAATTGGGAGCTGGTGAAATTCTTTTAACCTCAATGAATGGTGACGGAACTAAAAATGGCTTTGATCTGAGACTGACAAAACTGATTTCTGAAAATGTAAATATTCCTGTAATTGCTTCAGGTGGTGCAGGTAAAATTGAAGATTTTGAAGACGTATTCAATAAAACAAATGCCACAGGAGCCTTGGCTGCAAGTATTTTCCACTTCGAGGAAATTAGAATTGATGATTTAAAAAATGAATTAAAATACAGAAATATCAACGTAAGATGA
- the infC gene encoding translation initiation factor IF-3 translates to MINDKIRVRELRLVGDNVEAGIFPIDKARQIAKEQELDLVVISDKAEPFIARILDYKKFLYEQKKKTKELKAKQIKVVVKEIRFGPQTDEHDYDFKKKHAEKFLEEGSKLKTYVFFKGRSIIFKDQGEILLLKLAQELEHVGKVDQLPKLEGKRMIMMMSPKKPAK, encoded by the coding sequence ATGATAAACGATAAGATCCGTGTACGGGAACTTCGTTTAGTGGGCGACAACGTAGAAGCGGGAATTTTCCCGATTGACAAAGCGAGACAAATTGCCAAAGAACAGGAACTAGATTTGGTCGTGATTTCTGACAAGGCTGAACCTTTTATTGCGAGAATATTAGACTACAAAAAGTTTTTATACGAGCAAAAGAAAAAAACCAAAGAACTTAAAGCTAAACAAATCAAAGTGGTTGTAAAAGAGATCCGTTTCGGACCTCAGACAGACGAGCACGATTACGATTTTAAGAAAAAACATGCTGAAAAGTTTTTGGAAGAAGGCTCGAAATTGAAAACCTACGTATTTTTCAAAGGACGTTCTATTATCTTTAAAGATCAGGGTGAAATTTTACTTCTTAAACTGGCTCAGGAACTTGAGCACGTAGGAAAAGTAGATCAGCTTCCTAAACTTGAAGGAAAAAGAATGATTATGATGATGAGTCCTAAAAAGCCAGCTAAATAA
- the rpmI gene encoding 50S ribosomal protein L35 — MPKLKTKSGAKKRFKLTGTGKIKRKGAFKSHILTKKETKQKRNLTQTSYVAKVDEKSVKRQLAIK; from the coding sequence ATGCCAAAATTAAAAACGAAATCAGGTGCTAAGAAGCGTTTTAAACTTACCGGAACTGGTAAGATTAAAAGAAAAGGTGCTTTCAAAAGCCACATCTTGACAAAAAAAGAAACTAAGCAGAAGAGAAATCTTACGCAAACTTCTTATGTTGCAAAAGTGGACGAAAAAAGCGTTAAACGTCAATTAGCAATTAAGTAG
- a CDS encoding glycosyltransferase family 4 protein yields MKIAYDAKRFFHNTSGLGNYSRDLVRILSEYFPENEYLLLNKNKSERGQEIVERSNVNFIESSKGKFSRQFKMGKDAQMQNADIFHGLSGELPLKWDKTPIKKVVTIHDLIFMRYPQYYSFFDRKIHFWKFKKAAETADEIIAISEQTKKDIIHYLKVPETKIEVIYQGCHHAFKEIQSEEFVQNTKEKFNLPERFTLNVGTIEERKNLLNIMKAIDKTDIPLVVVGRKTKYFKKIKGFILKNKMEKQVHFLEGVSMQELAAIYKLADIFVYTSLFEGFGIPVIEALFSKTVVITSNTSCLPEAGGNDSVYVDPKNYLDLQSKIKFLWNSESERKRRADKGFEFVQKFNDKPIANELMNFYQKLL; encoded by the coding sequence ATGAAAATAGCTTACGATGCAAAACGTTTTTTTCACAATACCTCGGGTTTAGGTAACTATTCTCGGGATTTGGTGAGAATTTTATCTGAATATTTTCCTGAAAACGAATATCTTTTACTTAATAAAAATAAATCTGAACGGGGACAAGAAATCGTAGAACGATCCAATGTAAATTTCATAGAATCTTCAAAGGGAAAATTTTCGCGTCAGTTTAAAATGGGCAAAGATGCACAAATGCAGAACGCCGATATTTTTCATGGTTTATCTGGAGAATTGCCTTTGAAATGGGACAAAACTCCGATTAAAAAAGTAGTAACCATTCATGATTTGATTTTCATGCGTTATCCGCAATATTATTCTTTTTTTGACCGAAAAATTCACTTTTGGAAATTTAAAAAAGCTGCTGAAACCGCAGATGAAATTATTGCCATCTCAGAACAAACCAAGAAGGATATTATTCATTATTTAAAAGTTCCTGAAACAAAGATTGAAGTCATTTATCAAGGCTGTCATCATGCATTTAAAGAAATTCAATCTGAAGAATTTGTTCAAAATACTAAAGAAAAATTCAATCTTCCTGAAAGATTTACTCTAAATGTCGGAACAATTGAAGAACGAAAAAATCTTTTAAACATCATGAAAGCAATCGATAAAACAGATATCCCGTTGGTTGTTGTAGGCAGAAAAACAAAGTATTTCAAAAAAATAAAAGGCTTTATCTTAAAAAATAAAATGGAAAAGCAAGTCCATTTTTTAGAAGGTGTTTCAATGCAAGAATTGGCAGCCATCTATAAACTCGCAGATATTTTTGTTTATACAAGCTTATTTGAAGGGTTTGGAATTCCCGTAATCGAAGCATTATTTTCAAAAACGGTTGTGATTACTAGTAACACTAGCTGCCTTCCAGAAGCAGGCGGAAATGATTCTGTATATGTCGATCCTAAAAATTATCTGGATTTGCAATCTAAAATAAAATTTCTCTGGAACAGCGAATCTGAAAGAAAACGCCGTGCTGATAAGGGTTTTGAGTTCGTCCAGAAGTTTAATGACAAGCCGATTGCCAATGAACTGATGAATTTTTACCAAAAATTATTATGA
- the hisB gene encoding bifunctional histidinol-phosphatase/imidazoleglycerol-phosphate dehydratase HisB, translating into MKKVLFIDRDGTLIIEPQTDFQVDSLEKLEFYPSVFQNLAKIARELDYELVIVTNQDGLGTESFPFEDFVKPQEKMLKAFENEDIIFTDILIDKSFEHENSPNRKPEIGMFGKYIYGNYDLKNSFVIGDRFTDIQLAKNLGSKSIFISEIQNENADLTTTSWSEIYQYLKQTPRKAKVERITNETKINIEVNLDGSGNSQISTGLHFFDHMLEQISRHGNLDLQIKVKGDLQVDEHHTIEDTGIVLGEAILQALRKKKGIERYGFLLPMDDCLSQVAIDFGGRPWLVWDADFKREKIGDVPTEMFYHFFKSFADASKCNLNIKSEGENEHHKIESIFKAFAKAIKMAVNQTDENYNLPSTKGSL; encoded by the coding sequence ATGAAAAAAGTATTATTTATAGACCGTGATGGCACACTGATTATTGAGCCGCAAACAGATTTTCAAGTTGATTCATTGGAAAAGTTGGAGTTTTATCCTAGTGTTTTTCAAAATTTAGCCAAGATCGCTAGAGAGCTAGACTACGAATTGGTGATAGTGACCAATCAGGACGGTTTGGGAACGGAAAGTTTTCCTTTTGAAGACTTTGTAAAACCACAAGAAAAAATGTTGAAAGCTTTTGAAAATGAAGATATTATCTTCACAGATATTTTGATCGACAAAAGTTTTGAGCATGAAAATTCACCCAACAGAAAGCCTGAAATAGGAATGTTCGGAAAATACATTTATGGAAATTACGATCTAAAAAATTCTTTTGTGATAGGAGACAGATTCACAGATATTCAGTTAGCGAAAAATTTAGGCTCTAAATCTATTTTTATTAGTGAAATTCAAAATGAAAATGCAGATCTCACAACTACAAGTTGGAGTGAAATCTATCAATATTTAAAGCAAACTCCAAGAAAAGCTAAAGTTGAGAGAATTACTAATGAAACCAAAATCAATATCGAAGTTAATCTCGACGGTAGTGGAAATTCGCAAATTTCTACAGGTTTGCACTTTTTTGATCACATGCTGGAGCAAATTTCAAGACACGGAAATTTAGATCTTCAAATTAAGGTGAAAGGCGATCTGCAAGTTGATGAACATCACACGATTGAAGATACAGGAATTGTTTTGGGAGAAGCAATTTTGCAAGCTCTTCGAAAGAAAAAAGGAATTGAAAGATATGGTTTTCTTCTTCCGATGGATGACTGTTTGTCGCAGGTTGCCATTGATTTTGGTGGTCGACCATGGTTGGTTTGGGATGCAGATTTTAAAAGAGAAAAGATTGGTGATGTGCCAACTGAAATGTTTTATCACTTTTTTAAATCGTTTGCAGATGCTTCAAAATGCAATTTAAACATTAAATCAGAGGGTGAAAACGAACACCACAAGATCGAATCTATTTTTAAAGCTTTTGCAAAAGCAATAAAAATGGCAGTCAATCAGACCGATGAAAACTATAATTTACCTTCTACAAAAGGAAGTCTATAA
- the hisA gene encoding 1-(5-phosphoribosyl)-5-[(5-phosphoribosylamino)methylideneamino]imidazole-4-carboxamide isomerase, with the protein MKIIPAIDIIDGKCVRLSKGDYTTKKIYNENPLEVAKEFEDFGVQFLHLVDLDGAKSKHIVNQKVLENIAKETNLQIDFGGGLKTEQDIETAFSSGASQITIGSIAVQNPEFCFKLLEKYGAAKIILGADCENMKIKISGWIEESDQNVLDFILNYQQKGLANVICTDISKDGMLQGPSTELYQEILDKTAIQLVASGGISSIEDVQLMKKLGCAGTIIGKAIYEGKISLNQLQNFIQNA; encoded by the coding sequence ATGAAAATAATCCCGGCAATAGATATTATAGACGGAAAATGTGTAAGACTCTCCAAAGGCGATTACACGACTAAGAAAATATATAACGAAAACCCTCTCGAAGTTGCGAAAGAATTTGAAGATTTTGGTGTACAATTTCTGCATTTGGTAGATCTTGACGGTGCAAAATCAAAACATATTGTCAACCAAAAAGTATTGGAAAATATTGCTAAAGAAACAAATTTACAAATCGATTTTGGTGGCGGACTAAAAACTGAACAAGATATTGAAACAGCTTTCAGTTCCGGAGCTTCACAAATCACCATCGGCAGCATCGCAGTTCAAAATCCTGAATTTTGTTTTAAATTACTTGAAAAATACGGTGCAGCCAAAATAATTCTTGGAGCCGATTGTGAAAATATGAAGATAAAAATTTCTGGCTGGATAGAAGAAAGTGATCAAAATGTACTTGATTTTATTCTCAATTATCAACAAAAAGGTCTTGCGAATGTGATTTGCACCGATATTTCAAAGGATGGAATGTTGCAGGGTCCTTCCACAGAACTGTATCAGGAAATTTTAGACAAAACGGCAATTCAGTTAGTCGCAAGCGGAGGAATTTCAAGTATAGAAGATGTTCAACTGATGAAAAAACTTGGCTGTGCCGGAACAATCATCGGAAAAGCGATCTATGAAGGAAAAATTTCTTTAAATCAACTTCAAAACTTTATTCAGAATGCTTAA